In Phaeobacter inhibens DSM 16374, the following proteins share a genomic window:
- a CDS encoding TolC family outer membrane protein produces MRNKLTANLFKAFVFAGSAALLLGAPKQAAADNLSDAMIGAYNTSGLLEQNRALLRAQDENVAVAVARLRPVVDWVAQAERRYVRTGFGSFAVSNHDSSISTALDVSWLLFDNGVSRLNQMAAQETVLATRQALIDIEQQVLFAAVQAYVNVLLQQDTVSLRRNNLRLLREELRAANDRFEVGEVTRTDVALAESRVAGAQASLIESQGDLLNAKATYVQAVGREPGTIAGQPPLPQRVASLQSAEAIAMRNHPSLLTQQHAVKAADLSAQSASRGLGPTVNFRASVGHGEDPSGSGTSDTSSASVVLSQRLYAGGAVASARRASIARLQAERGALITTQRSVVQDVSEAFVVLEAARASLVSSNEQVRAARVAFDGIREEATLGARTTLDVLEAEQELLNAQTARVQSRANQALAAYALLQAQGLLTAEHLGLAVEIYDPTLYYNLVKDAPAHVSQRSKDLDRVMRALGKN; encoded by the coding sequence ATGCGCAATAAACTGACGGCAAACCTGTTCAAGGCCTTCGTCTTCGCCGGAAGCGCAGCACTGCTGCTGGGCGCCCCGAAACAGGCGGCAGCGGACAATCTCTCCGATGCCATGATTGGGGCTTATAACACCAGTGGCCTTCTGGAACAGAACCGCGCTCTGCTGCGCGCGCAGGACGAAAACGTCGCTGTGGCCGTTGCCCGTTTGCGTCCGGTTGTGGACTGGGTGGCGCAGGCGGAACGTCGATATGTCCGCACCGGGTTTGGCAGCTTTGCCGTCTCCAATCACGATTCGTCGATTTCGACAGCGTTAGATGTTTCCTGGTTGCTGTTTGACAATGGCGTGTCCCGTCTGAATCAGATGGCGGCACAGGAAACCGTTCTGGCCACGCGGCAGGCACTGATTGATATCGAGCAGCAGGTGTTGTTCGCGGCGGTACAGGCCTACGTCAACGTGCTGCTGCAGCAGGATACGGTGTCTTTGCGCCGCAACAACCTGCGCCTCCTGCGGGAGGAACTGCGGGCGGCCAATGACCGGTTCGAAGTCGGCGAGGTGACCCGGACCGATGTGGCGCTCGCTGAAAGCCGGGTTGCGGGCGCGCAGGCCAGCCTGATCGAAAGCCAGGGCGATCTGCTCAATGCAAAGGCAACTTATGTGCAGGCCGTCGGCCGTGAGCCGGGGACAATTGCGGGCCAGCCGCCGCTGCCTCAGCGGGTTGCCTCCTTGCAGTCTGCAGAAGCCATTGCCATGCGCAATCACCCCAGCCTGCTGACGCAGCAACATGCAGTCAAAGCAGCCGATCTGAGCGCTCAGAGCGCCAGTCGTGGCCTCGGCCCGACGGTGAACTTTCGCGCCAGCGTGGGTCACGGTGAAGATCCCAGCGGCTCCGGCACAAGTGATACGTCAAGCGCAAGTGTTGTGCTCAGCCAGCGCCTCTATGCAGGCGGGGCTGTGGCTTCGGCTCGGCGCGCCAGTATCGCGCGTCTTCAGGCCGAACGCGGTGCGTTGATCACCACTCAGCGCAGTGTCGTGCAGGATGTCTCTGAGGCTTTCGTGGTGCTGGAAGCCGCACGTGCCAGCCTTGTGTCGTCCAACGAACAGGTCCGCGCCGCGCGCGTTGCCTTTGACGGTATCCGCGAGGAGGCCACCCTGGGAGCCCGCACCACGCTGGATGTGCTGGAGGCAGAGCAGGAGTTGCTGAACGCCCAGACCGCCCGTGTCCAGTCACGCGCCAATCAGGCCCTCGCAGCCTATGCGCTGTTGCAGGCGCAGGGGCTTCTGACGGCGGAACACCTTGGTCTGGCTGTCGAAATCTACGATCCGACGCTTTACTACAATCTGGTGAAGGACGCCCCGGCCCATGTCAGCCAGCGCAGCAAGGATCTGGACCGGGTCATGCGCGCCCTGGGCAAAAACTAA
- a CDS encoding PhnA domain-containing protein, which translates to MPCALCAAETPLVSYDVTGAPDGQSPEVALCEICAAQVAGDLDPNHMRCLSSAMWSETPAVQVLAARLLARLADHDWARDLADQLWLEDETRAWVEAAPAASAHRDSNGAPLAQGDSVVLIKDLPVKGAGFTAKRGTAVRNISLVADNPEHIEGRVDGQRIVILTKFVKKK; encoded by the coding sequence ATGCCCTGCGCCCTATGTGCCGCCGAAACCCCGCTTGTGTCCTATGACGTGACCGGCGCCCCTGATGGCCAGTCCCCTGAGGTTGCGCTCTGCGAGATCTGTGCTGCGCAGGTGGCCGGAGACCTCGACCCCAATCACATGCGCTGCCTGTCTTCGGCGATGTGGTCCGAAACCCCGGCGGTTCAGGTGCTGGCGGCCCGGCTGCTGGCACGGCTGGCGGATCATGACTGGGCGCGCGACCTTGCCGATCAGCTCTGGCTGGAGGATGAGACCCGCGCCTGGGTAGAGGCTGCACCGGCAGCCAGCGCGCACCGCGACAGCAATGGCGCGCCGCTGGCGCAGGGCGATTCCGTGGTGCTGATCAAGGATCTGCCGGTCAAGGGCGCCGGCTTCACCGCCAAGCGCGGTACGGCCGTGCGCAATATCTCCCTGGTCGCTGACAACCCCGAACATATCGAAGGCCGGGTTGATGGGCAGCGCATCGTCATTCTCACCAAATTTGTGAAAAAGAAATAG
- a CDS encoding protein-L-isoaspartate O-methyltransferase family protein translates to MTDFAERRRMMVDTQIRPSDVTKFPIIEAMLAVPREAFVADAQREAAYADGNLDLGPGRVLLEPRTLAKILDAIDVQPDELVLDVACGLGYSTAVIARVAQMVIGVEDDETMASEAQDQLSAVGADNAIVHTGALDAGAAEHGPYDVMIIEGGVETVPEALLDQLKDGGRVAAIFMSGALGEVKVGYKSGGQISWRLSFNAGAPVLPGFEAAKEFAL, encoded by the coding sequence ATGACTGACTTCGCCGAACGTCGCCGCATGATGGTCGACACGCAGATCCGCCCGTCGGATGTCACCAAATTCCCGATCATCGAAGCCATGCTGGCGGTGCCGCGCGAAGCCTTTGTGGCGGATGCGCAGCGCGAGGCGGCTTATGCCGATGGCAATCTGGATCTCGGCCCCGGTCGCGTGCTGCTTGAGCCGCGCACCCTGGCCAAGATCCTTGATGCGATTGATGTGCAGCCGGACGAGCTGGTGCTCGATGTGGCCTGTGGCCTCGGCTATTCCACCGCTGTGATCGCCCGCGTCGCCCAGATGGTGATCGGGGTCGAAGACGACGAGACCATGGCCTCTGAGGCGCAGGATCAGCTGTCGGCAGTTGGCGCCGACAATGCCATTGTCCACACTGGCGCACTGGATGCCGGTGCTGCGGAACATGGCCCCTATGATGTGATGATCATTGAAGGGGGCGTGGAAACCGTGCCGGAGGCGCTGCTGGACCAGCTGAAGGATGGCGGTCGCGTGGCCGCGATCTTCATGTCCGGCGCATTGGGAGAGGTCAAAGTCGGCTATAAGAGCGGCGGCCAGATCTCCTGGCGGCTGTCGTTCAATGCCGGTGCTCCGGTGCTGCCCGGTTTTGAGGCGGCAAAGGAATTCGCTCTCTGA
- the efp gene encoding elongation factor P, whose translation MPKINGNEIRPGNVLEHNGGLWAAVKVDHVKPGKGGAFAQVELRNLRNGSKLNERFRSADKVEKVRLEQKDQQFLYESDGMLVFMDAETYEQIELPAELLGDRRPFLQDGMTIVVEFHDDEALNATVPQKVTCKIVETEPVVKGQTAANSFKPAILDNGVKVMVPPFVGQDEMIIVNTETMEYSERA comes from the coding sequence ATGCCCAAAATCAACGGTAACGAGATCCGCCCCGGCAATGTTCTCGAGCACAATGGCGGTCTGTGGGCCGCTGTCAAAGTCGATCACGTGAAGCCCGGCAAGGGCGGCGCCTTTGCTCAGGTCGAGCTGCGCAACCTGCGCAACGGCTCCAAATTGAACGAGCGTTTCCGCTCCGCCGACAAGGTCGAGAAGGTTCGTCTGGAGCAGAAAGATCAGCAGTTCCTCTATGAGAGTGACGGCATGCTGGTGTTCATGGATGCCGAAACCTATGAGCAGATTGAACTGCCTGCAGAGCTCTTGGGCGACCGCCGTCCGTTCCTGCAGGATGGCATGACCATCGTTGTTGAATTCCACGACGACGAGGCGCTGAACGCCACCGTGCCGCAGAAAGTCACCTGCAAAATCGTCGAAACCGAGCCGGTCGTCAAAGGCCAGACTGCCGCCAACTCTTTCAAGCCGGCGATCCTTGATAATGGTGTGAAGGTCATGGTGCCGCCCTTCGTCGGTCAGGACGAGATGATCATCGTCAACACCGAGACCATGGAATATTCTGAGCGCGCATAA
- a CDS encoding LysR family transcriptional regulator, whose translation MLMKGVTLRGLEVFEALAKTGSVAQTAALTGLSQPAVSQQLRNLESALGAELVNHGRRPMVLTPAGRNFLARTEAVLTELRLAQSELSVVDLNHLSTLSIGLIDDFDNDLTPRLATTLAESLVNCRFKMITASSHDILDALDARELHIAVAATSGALREGITEYPLVQDPFMLVAPRGMLRKPEAEQDILNALPFLRYEGGQLISQQIEAHLARQKLLFEERFEIGSHLSLMALVARRIGWAITTPLGYMRAARFHDEIEAFPLPFGAFSRRISLFSSADWADRVPRDVAQTMRRLVQGHMIDPAVQRLPWLAGDLKVLDD comes from the coding sequence ATGTTGATGAAAGGGGTGACGCTGCGCGGGCTTGAGGTGTTCGAAGCGCTGGCCAAGACCGGATCTGTAGCGCAGACCGCCGCACTCACCGGGCTGAGCCAACCTGCGGTCAGCCAGCAGCTGCGCAATCTGGAAAGCGCACTGGGGGCGGAACTGGTCAACCATGGTCGCCGCCCGATGGTGCTGACGCCTGCCGGGCGCAATTTCCTGGCCCGGACCGAGGCGGTGCTGACCGAGCTGCGGCTGGCGCAGAGCGAATTGAGCGTGGTTGATCTCAACCACCTGTCGACGCTGTCCATCGGGCTGATTGACGATTTCGACAATGATCTGACCCCGCGTCTGGCGACCACTCTGGCCGAAAGCCTGGTCAATTGCCGCTTCAAGATGATCACCGCCTCCAGCCACGACATTCTGGACGCGCTGGACGCCCGCGAGCTGCATATCGCGGTGGCGGCCACCTCTGGCGCCCTGCGCGAGGGGATCACCGAATACCCGCTGGTGCAGGACCCGTTCATGCTGGTGGCGCCGCGCGGCATGTTGCGCAAACCAGAGGCGGAGCAGGATATCCTCAACGCGCTGCCGTTCCTCCGCTATGAGGGCGGCCAGTTGATCTCGCAGCAGATCGAGGCGCATCTGGCGCGGCAGAAACTGCTGTTTGAGGAACGGTTTGAGATCGGCTCCCATCTGTCGCTGATGGCACTGGTGGCGCGTCGGATCGGCTGGGCGATCACCACGCCGCTGGGCTATATGCGGGCGGCGCGGTTCCATGACGAGATTGAGGCCTTCCCGCTGCCCTTTGGCGCGTTTTCGCGGCGGATTTCGCTGTTTTCCAGCGCCGATTGGGCCGACCGGGTGCCGCGCGATGTGGCGCAGACCATGCGGCGGCTGGTACAGGGGCATATGATTGATCCTGCCGTACAGCGCCTGCCCTGGCTGGCGGGCGATCTGAAAGTGCTGGACGACTAA
- a CDS encoding cobyric acid synthase translates to MTARAIMIQGTGSNVGKSMIVAGLARAFVRRGLSVAPFKPQNMSNNAAVTPEGGEIGRAQALQARAAMRAPHTDMNPVLLKPESETGAQVIVQGKRRGTQAAGSFMRDKTGLLEAALESFHRLAADVDLVLIEGAGSPAETNLRKNDIANMGFACAAEVPVVLVGDIHRGGVIAQIVGTHTVLEPQDLARIKGFAVNRFRGDRSLFDAGRDDIAARTGWPSMGVIPWFWDAWKLPAEDMMDIASRPGGACKIVVPQLERMANFDDLDPLAAEPNVTVEIVPAGRALPGDADLVLIPGSKSTIGDLAYLRAQGWDIDILAHYRRGGHVMGLCGGYQMLGQTIDDPDGVDGRPGKVAGLGLLDVHTVMAGEKRVTLTEAVTRDGDLPVSGYEIHMGRTNGADCARAWLDIDGRAEGAVSADGRVRGSYLHGLFSSDAFRASVLSGLGHESIAGYDDGVEATLDALADHLEDCMDLDALLALAEPVRSA, encoded by the coding sequence ATGACAGCACGGGCGATCATGATCCAAGGCACTGGCAGCAATGTCGGCAAATCAATGATCGTCGCCGGGCTGGCCCGTGCGTTTGTGCGCCGGGGCCTGTCGGTGGCCCCGTTCAAACCACAGAACATGTCCAATAATGCGGCCGTGACGCCCGAAGGCGGCGAGATTGGCCGTGCGCAGGCCTTGCAGGCCCGGGCCGCCATGCGCGCGCCCCATACGGATATGAACCCTGTACTGCTGAAGCCCGAGAGCGAGACCGGCGCCCAGGTGATTGTGCAGGGCAAGCGCCGGGGCACGCAGGCGGCCGGATCCTTCATGCGCGACAAAACCGGCCTGCTGGAGGCGGCCCTGGAGAGTTTTCACCGGCTGGCGGCGGATGTGGATCTGGTTCTGATCGAAGGCGCCGGCTCGCCCGCGGAGACGAACCTGCGCAAGAATGACATCGCCAATATGGGCTTTGCCTGTGCGGCAGAGGTGCCGGTGGTGCTGGTGGGCGATATCCACCGGGGTGGTGTGATCGCGCAGATTGTCGGCACGCACACGGTGCTGGAGCCGCAGGATCTGGCGCGGATCAAGGGCTTTGCCGTCAACCGGTTTCGCGGCGACCGCAGCTTGTTTGATGCCGGTCGCGATGACATCGCCGCACGCACCGGCTGGCCCTCGATGGGGGTGATCCCGTGGTTCTGGGATGCCTGGAAACTGCCGGCTGAGGATATGATGGATATCGCCTCGCGCCCCGGAGGCGCCTGCAAGATTGTGGTGCCGCAGCTGGAGCGGATGGCAAATTTCGATGATCTCGACCCGCTGGCAGCCGAGCCAAATGTCACGGTAGAAATCGTGCCTGCAGGCCGCGCCCTGCCCGGCGACGCGGATCTGGTGCTGATCCCGGGCAGCAAATCCACCATTGGCGATCTGGCGTATCTGAGGGCACAGGGTTGGGACATTGATATCCTCGCCCATTACAGGCGCGGTGGTCATGTGATGGGGCTGTGCGGCGGCTATCAGATGCTGGGGCAGACCATTGACGATCCGGATGGCGTCGATGGGCGCCCGGGCAAGGTGGCCGGGCTTGGCCTGTTGGATGTGCATACCGTGATGGCAGGCGAAAAACGGGTGACATTGACAGAGGCCGTGACCCGCGATGGCGATCTGCCGGTCAGCGGGTACGAAATTCACATGGGGCGCACCAACGGGGCTGATTGCGCCCGTGCCTGGCTGGACATCGATGGGCGCGCAGAGGGGGCGGTATCTGCGGATGGTCGCGTCAGAGGCTCATATCTGCACGGGCTGTTCAGCTCCGATGCGTTTCGGGCCTCGGTGCTCTCCGGTCTCGGCCATGAGAGTATCGCGGGCTATGACGACGGGGTTGAGGCCACGCTGGATGCGCTGGCGGATCACCTTGAGGACTGTATGGATCTGGATGCGCTCTTGGCGCTGGCAGAACCGGTGCGCAGCGCCTAA
- a CDS encoding TraR/DksA family transcriptional regulator produces MNHAAQKDILTHLRKGLPAVGAPLTADANVVPLAPRRASPAVAQPSEAVLSRKWLELRRDIDCALARLDEGSYGYCQICGDRISDSHLSTHPTTAFCASCAG; encoded by the coding sequence ATGAACCACGCCGCTCAAAAGGACATACTGACACATTTGCGCAAGGGCCTGCCAGCCGTCGGTGCGCCGCTTACCGCTGATGCCAATGTGGTGCCGCTGGCCCCCCGGCGCGCCAGCCCGGCGGTGGCACAGCCGTCTGAGGCCGTGCTCAGCCGTAAATGGCTGGAGCTGCGCCGCGATATCGACTGTGCTTTGGCCCGGCTGGATGAGGGGTCATATGGCTATTGCCAGATCTGCGGCGACCGCATCAGCGACAGCCATCTGAGCACCCATCCAACCACGGCGTTCTGCGCCTCCTGCGCGGGCTGA
- the lepA gene encoding translation elongation factor 4 — protein sequence MTDLAHIRNFSIVAHIDHGKSTLADRLIQETGTVEDRDMKEQLLDSMDIERERGITIKANTVRIDYKADDGETYVLNLIDTPGHVDFAYEVSRSMRAVEGSLLVVDSSQGVEAQTLANVYHALDADHEIVPVLNKIDLPASDCDRVAEQIEDVIGIDASEAIRVSAKTGQGIRETLEAIVQHLPAPTGTRDAPLKAMLVDSWYDAYLGVIVLVRIMDGVLKKGMRVKFMSNNTLHHVDRIGVFRPAMQVVDQLEPGEIGFLTASIKQVRDTRVGDTITNDRNGTEVALPGFKPAQPVVFCGLFPVDSAEFEDLRDAIDKLALNDASFSFEMETSAALGFGFRCGFLGLLHLEVIRDRIEREYNIELITTAPSVVYHVYMKGKDGEAGEMMDLHNPADMPDMSKVDHIQEPRIKATILVPDEYLGDVLKLCQDRRGIQEDLTYAGSRAMVVYDLPLNEVVFDFYDRLKSVTKGYASFDYQMTGYREDNLVKMSVLVNDEPVDALSMMVHRDRAEMRGRAMCEKLKDLIPRHMFKIPIQAAIGGKVIARETLSALRKDVTAKCYGGDATRKRKLLDKQKAGKKKMRQFGKVDIPQEAFISALKMDS from the coding sequence ATGACAGACCTCGCTCACATCCGCAATTTCTCCATCGTCGCCCATATCGACCATGGCAAATCCACCCTCGCTGACCGGCTCATTCAGGAGACCGGAACGGTTGAGGACCGCGATATGAAGGAGCAGCTGCTCGACTCCATGGATATCGAGCGCGAGCGCGGCATCACCATCAAGGCCAACACCGTCCGCATCGACTACAAGGCCGATGATGGTGAGACCTATGTCCTGAACCTGATCGACACCCCCGGTCACGTCGATTTCGCCTATGAGGTCTCCCGCTCCATGCGCGCGGTCGAAGGCTCGCTCCTGGTGGTCGACAGCTCGCAAGGGGTCGAGGCGCAGACGCTGGCCAATGTCTATCACGCGCTGGACGCCGACCATGAAATTGTGCCGGTGCTGAACAAGATCGACCTGCCGGCCTCTGACTGTGATCGCGTCGCCGAACAGATCGAGGATGTGATCGGCATCGATGCCTCCGAGGCGATCCGGGTTTCCGCCAAAACCGGGCAGGGCATCCGTGAGACGCTGGAGGCCATCGTCCAGCACCTCCCCGCGCCGACCGGCACCCGCGACGCCCCCCTGAAGGCGATGCTGGTGGACAGCTGGTATGACGCCTATCTCGGCGTGATCGTTCTGGTCCGCATCATGGACGGCGTGCTGAAAAAGGGCATGCGGGTGAAGTTCATGTCGAACAACACCCTGCACCATGTGGACCGTATCGGTGTGTTCCGCCCGGCCATGCAGGTGGTGGATCAGCTGGAACCGGGCGAGATCGGCTTCCTCACCGCGTCCATCAAACAGGTGCGCGACACCCGCGTCGGCGACACCATCACCAATGACCGCAACGGCACCGAGGTCGCCCTGCCGGGCTTCAAACCGGCGCAGCCCGTGGTGTTCTGCGGTCTCTTCCCGGTGGACTCGGCTGAATTTGAAGACCTGCGCGACGCTATCGACAAGCTGGCGCTGAATGACGCGTCCTTCTCCTTTGAAATGGAAACCTCCGCCGCGCTTGGCTTTGGCTTCCGCTGTGGGTTCCTCGGTCTGTTGCACCTTGAGGTGATCCGCGACCGGATTGAGCGCGAATATAATATCGAACTCATCACCACCGCGCCCTCCGTGGTCTACCATGTCTATATGAAGGGCAAGGACGGCGAAGCGGGCGAGATGATGGACCTGCACAACCCGGCCGACATGCCCGACATGTCGAAGGTGGACCACATTCAGGAACCCCGCATCAAGGCGACCATTCTGGTGCCCGATGAATATCTCGGCGACGTGCTGAAACTCTGTCAGGACCGTCGTGGCATTCAGGAAGACCTCACCTACGCCGGCTCCCGCGCCATGGTGGTCTATGACCTGCCGCTGAACGAGGTGGTGTTCGACTTCTACGACCGGCTGAAATCGGTGACCAAGGGCTATGCCTCCTTCGACTACCAGATGACCGGCTACCGCGAGGACAATCTGGTCAAGATGTCGGTGCTGGTCAACGACGAGCCGGTAGATGCGCTGTCGATGATGGTGCACCGCGACCGGGCCGAGATGCGCGGCCGTGCCATGTGTGAAAAGCTCAAGGATCTGATCCCGCGCCACATGTTCAAGATCCCGATCCAGGCCGCCATCGGTGGCAAGGTGATCGCGCGCGAGACCCTCTCCGCCCTGCGCAAGGACGTGACCGCCAAATGCTACGGCGGCGACGCCACACGTAAGCGGAAACTGCTGGACAAGCAGAAAGCGGGCAAGAAGAAGATGCGCCAGTTCGGCAAAGTGGATATCCCGCAGGAAGCGTTTATTTCCGCCTTGAAAATGGACAGCTGA
- a CDS encoding entericidin A/B family lipoprotein — MIRTALTTLALTGALFGLTACETTKGAGRDISKAGQAISGAAQDVQNNL; from the coding sequence ATGATCCGAACCGCCCTCACCACGCTTGCCCTGACCGGCGCGCTGTTTGGCCTGACCGCCTGCGAAACCACCAAAGGCGCCGGCCGCGACATTTCCAAAGCCGGCCAAGCGATTAGCGGCGCCGCACAGGACGTGCAGAACAACCTCTGA
- a CDS encoding DUF6280 family protein has protein sequence MRDFVDGTAYNNEQGNRARKLFAAVVLAALDDAIADDKKYGNGPEQIARWARSRDGREVLSCAGIDPNERVVGGLMEFVGRGVRTSVALSREESERRNAAQAEAA, from the coding sequence ATGCGAGATTTCGTTGACGGCACCGCATATAATAATGAGCAAGGCAACCGTGCACGCAAACTGTTTGCGGCGGTTGTGCTGGCGGCACTTGATGATGCGATCGCCGATGACAAGAAATATGGTAACGGCCCCGAGCAGATCGCTCGGTGGGCACGGTCGCGCGACGGGCGCGAAGTGCTGAGCTGTGCAGGCATCGACCCGAACGAACGCGTGGTCGGCGGCCTGATGGAATTTGTGGGCCGGGGTGTCCGTACCTCTGTCGCGCTGTCGCGCGAAGAGAGCGAACGCCGCAATGCGGCACAGGCCGAAGCGGCCTGA
- a CDS encoding low molecular weight protein-tyrosine-phosphatase, which translates to MAQKILFVCLGNICRSPAAEGVFRALCPEVDTDSAGTASYHVGSPPYGPMQAAASARGIDLSDLRARQFAPQDFTRFDLIIAMDGDNLADIEAQRPVGNTTPVQLFTDYAPGQGTDHVPDPYYTRDFEGCLDLIEGGAAGLTKALRNSGAG; encoded by the coding sequence ATGGCGCAAAAGATCCTCTTTGTCTGTCTTGGCAATATCTGCCGCTCGCCCGCTGCTGAGGGCGTGTTTCGCGCCTTGTGCCCGGAGGTGGACACCGACAGCGCCGGCACTGCCAGCTACCACGTGGGGTCACCGCCCTATGGGCCGATGCAGGCCGCCGCCAGCGCGCGTGGGATTGACCTTTCCGACCTGCGCGCACGTCAGTTCGCGCCGCAGGATTTCACCCGGTTTGATCTGATCATCGCAATGGACGGCGACAATCTGGCAGACATCGAGGCGCAGCGCCCCGTGGGCAATACCACGCCGGTGCAGCTGTTCACCGATTACGCGCCGGGGCAGGGCACCGATCACGTCCCCGATCCCTATTACACCCGCGATTTTGAGGGCTGTCTTGATCTGATTGAGGGGGGCGCCGCTGGGTTGACCAAGGCGCTGCGCAACAGCGGCGCGGGCTAG
- the ygfZ gene encoding CAF17-like 4Fe-4S cluster assembly/insertion protein YgfZ, with amino-acid sequence MSNRRILRLSGDDTRDFLQGLITNDVTKVDQGLVYAAMLTPQGKYLADFFVAAEGDDLLVDVDESLAPSLAKRLTMYRLRAKVTIEETDLAVRRGTGPAPEGALADPRHPDLGWRMYGAQPGDDGSDWNAIRVAHCIPETGIELGPDSYILEAGFERLNGVDFRKGCYVGQEVTARMKHKTTLRKGLATVTVEGEAPIGTEIRRADKPVGTLFTQAGDQAIAYLRFDRAGADMCAQNARIDWQVKT; translated from the coding sequence ATGAGCAACCGCCGCATTTTGCGCCTCTCCGGGGATGATACCCGCGATTTCCTTCAGGGGCTGATCACCAATGATGTCACCAAGGTCGATCAGGGGCTGGTCTACGCCGCGATGCTGACCCCTCAGGGCAAATATCTGGCGGATTTCTTTGTCGCCGCTGAGGGCGATGATCTGCTGGTGGACGTGGACGAAAGCCTGGCCCCCAGTCTGGCCAAGCGGCTGACCATGTACCGGCTGCGCGCCAAAGTGACCATTGAAGAGACCGATCTGGCCGTACGCCGGGGCACCGGACCTGCGCCTGAGGGCGCACTGGCGGATCCGCGCCACCCGGATCTGGGCTGGCGGATGTATGGTGCACAGCCGGGGGATGACGGCAGCGACTGGAACGCCATCCGCGTGGCGCATTGCATCCCCGAAACCGGCATCGAACTGGGACCGGACAGCTATATCTTGGAGGCCGGGTTTGAACGCTTGAACGGCGTCGATTTCCGCAAAGGCTGCTATGTCGGCCAGGAGGTCACCGCCCGGATGAAGCACAAGACCACCCTGCGCAAGGGGCTGGCCACCGTCACTGTTGAGGGTGAGGCCCCCATCGGAACCGAGATCCGCCGCGCCGACAAACCCGTCGGCACGCTGTTCACCCAAGCCGGAGATCAGGCCATCGCGTATCTGCGATTCGACCGCGCCGGGGCGGATATGTGTGCGCAAAACGCGCGGATCGACTGGCAGGTTAAGACCTGA